A window of Solanum stenotomum isolate F172 chromosome 3, ASM1918654v1, whole genome shotgun sequence contains these coding sequences:
- the LOC125860457 gene encoding serine/threonine/tyrosine-protein kinase HT1-like has protein sequence MKNFNWFKQIANNGKLERRLSLGEYKRAASWSKYIVSSGAAIKGEGEEEWSADMSQLYIGNKFASGRHSRIYRGIYKHGEVAIKLISQPEEDGDLATFLEKQFTSEVALLLRLKHPNIITFIAACKKPPVFCIITEYVPGGSLRKYLHQQEPYSVPLNLVVKLALDIAHGMQYLHAEGILHRDLKSENLLLDEDMCVKVADFGISCLESQCGSAKGFTGTYRWMAPEMIKEKNHTKKVDVYSFGIVLWELLTALTPFDDMTPEQAAFAVCQKKARPPIPAACPSAVRKLIKRCWANNPHKRPHFEEIVTVLESYAEALEQDPDFFQSYQPPRNFNLSQCLPNCNRSDSAEA, from the exons ATGAAGAATTTCAATTGGTTTAAGCAAATTGCGAATAATGGGAAATTAGAGAGGCGACTTTCATTGGGAGAGTACAAGCGAGCAGCGTCATGGTCCAAGTATATAGTATCATCAGGGGCGGCGATAAAGGGAGAAGGAGAGGAGGAATGGAGTGCCGATATGTCGCAGCTGTATATTGGGAACAAATTTGCTTCAGGAAGGCATAGTAGAATTTACAGGGGAATTTACAAGCATGGGGAAGTGGCTATTAAGCTTATTAGCCAACCTGAAGAAGATGGGGATTTGGCTACTTTTCTGGAGAAGCAGTTTACTTCTGAAGTTGCTTTGTTGCTTCGGTTAAAGCATCCAAATATCATCACT TTTATTGCAGCATGTAAGAAACCACCCGTGTTTTGCATTATCACCGAGTACGTACCTGGAGGCTCCCTTAGAAAGTACCTCCATCAGCAGGAGCCGTACTCCGTTCCTCTCAATCTTGTTGTGAAATTGGCCCTTGACATTGCACATGGGATGCAGTATCTTCATGCCGAAGGGATACTTCACAGAGATCTGAAGTCGGAAAATCTACTCCTTGATGAGGATATGTGTGTGAAAGTTGCAGATTTCGGGATATCATGTTTAGAATCTCAATGTGGTAGTGCAAAGGGGTTCACCGGTACGTACCGGTGGATGGCGCCAGAAATGATCAAGGAAAAGAACCACACAAAGAAGGTTGATGTGTATAGTTTCGGTATTGTCCTATGGGAACTTTTGACTGCATTGACACCATTTGATGACATGACCCCTGAGCAGGCGGCGTTTGCAGTCTGCCAGAAG AAAGCAAGACCACCAATACCTGCTGCATGTCCATCAGCAGTTCGGAAACTCATTAAACGGTGCTGGGCAAACAATCCTCACAAGAGGCCACATTTTGAGGAGATTGTAACTGTTCTTGAAAGTTATGCGGAGGCGCTTGAGCAGGATCCTGATTTTTTCCAATCCTACCAGCCCCCTCGGAATTTTAACTTGTCGCAGTGCTTGCCTAATTGCAACAGATCAGATTCTGCTGAGGCATAG